AACTCTGTTTGACTGTCTCACCTGAACTCTGTTTGGTCTCACCTGAACTCTGTTTGACTGTCTCACCTGAACTCTGTTTGATTGTCTCACCTGAACTCTGTTTGACTGTCTCACCTGAACTCTGTTTGATTGTCTCACCTGAACTCTGTTTGATTGTCTCATGTCTGAGTCTCACCTGAACTCTGTTTGACTGTCTCACCTGAACTCTGTTTGATTGTCTCACCTGAACTCTGTTTGATTGTCTCACCTGAACTCTGTTTGATTGTCTCACCTGAACTCTGTTTGATTGTCTCACCTGAACTCTGTTTGACTGTCTCACCTGAACTCTGTTTGACTGTCTCACCTGAACTCTGTCTCACCTGAACTCTGTTTGATTGTCTCACCTGAACTCTGTTTGATTGTCTCACCTGAACTCTGATGTCTGAACTCTGTTTGACTGTCTCACCTGAACTCTGTTTGATTGTCTCACCTGAACTCTGTTTGATTGTCTCACCTGAACTCTGTTTGATTGTCTCACCTGAACTCTGTTTGATTGTCTCACCTGAACTCTGTTTGATTGTCTCACCTGAACTCTGTTTGATTGTCTCACCTGAACTCTGTTTGATTATCTCACCTGAACTCTGTTTGATTGTCTTGGCTGATGATGTctgagagctggaggtagagcgAACCCTCAGGTCGGGGCTCATGCTGTCTTGTGCTGCTGTGGCGCCTGTCTTGCGTGGCTTCTTATCTGCTGTCAGGTGGGACAAAGGGGATGTCTTCTTGGCCAGCCTGATGCGGGGCCGGGTGCTGTTCACCTTCAGGTAGGCCTGGACCTTGTACTCCAGCAACTCTCCGTAGTTAGCGTTGGTGACTCTGCACTCGTATAGGCCCTCGTCACTCTTTCCCACCCGGGAGATCTGCAGTTTGTGGGAGATGTCGTTTCCCTGTACCTTCACTGTCTGTAGGGAGATATAGAGATGTTCAACGAACAATGCAGGAGCAACCTACATCACAAAGCCACATGAGTAGTGGTGCAGTACAGAGAACCATGTAATGACACAACAGTAACCCACAGTGATGGTTTTATGTGTCCATACTTATGGTGTCCCTATTCGACATCTGcagtgcttgctgtttggggttttagactgggtttctgtttaagcactttgtgacatctgctcatggaaaaacattttatttaatttgaTGTCTTAATATGGACATCACATGGAGACACATTCTGTACATGCAGTAACTTACACTTATTTTAGTCCCTTCATCGTCTGGATCCGGCTCTGGTATCACTTCCATCTAAGAAAACAGAGAAAACAAAAATACACCTAAAAAACAGGAACAAAGCTGAAAAGACATTCGAAAAGTGGACAGCAATGCATTATGTGTCTCTAAGAGTGTGCCATTCCAACAAATGTTCGAGGAGATATATTTTTATACCAGTTTAGTCTTCGCAGACACTCAAATATAACTAGTCAGACAGCCTCTGGCATTCCTTTAGTACGGTGCACTCAAAAGTATATTTTGTGTGTAAATGCAGTATCGTCGTCATCCATGGACGACTATAAATGTTTGATAGCTACATCGATAAGTAGTTAATCACACATGGAAGCAGCAAAAACATACCAATATAACCACAAAAGATTGGCTAATATGAAGGAAAACCTTATTTCCCCCCCATTCTGTACATTTAGAATGGGGACGAAGATTTATGAAAATAATCAATGAAATACAGTAACTTCGATATTCAGTCAAAAGAAACAGTATGAAACAGAATGTTTATACTCTTTGACAAATTGACAACTGACTACAACAAATCTTTACTCATAAATGACATTGAGCTGGCAAAGAActctacatcatcatcatctaagaAAAGCCTAAGTTTTCTCTACATGCTGATGAGACATAATGAACCGTCTGGTGTCTTTATACACACACAACAAACCTTTCAATAGGAGACTCTCAAATGAAGTGAAAACACAGAGACTTCAAAAGAGAAGGGATCCAGCTTCAGGTTGAACATGTCCACATTCTGGCTCTGG
The window above is part of the Oncorhynchus masou masou isolate Uvic2021 chromosome 30, UVic_Omas_1.1, whole genome shotgun sequence genome. Proteins encoded here:
- the LOC135522934 gene encoding V-set and transmembrane domain-containing protein 2A-like is translated as MMWTSQDFIGFVVMSSLCIQCRFCFEGKFTDIPSNLTVKEGQNIEMACAFQSGTTSVYLEIQWWFIRAPEESSNSEEEDDEEMEVIPEPDPDDEGTKISTVKVQGNDISHKLQISRVGKSDEGLYECRVTNANYGELLEYKVQAYLKVNSTRPRIRLAKKTSPLSHLTADKKPRKTGATAAQDSMSPDLRVRSTSSSQTSSAKTIKQSSGTRIATSFGLAILILACGFMRDTLL